A portion of the Oreochromis niloticus isolate F11D_XX linkage group LG10, O_niloticus_UMD_NMBU, whole genome shotgun sequence genome contains these proteins:
- the nipal4 gene encoding magnesium transporter NIPA4 codes for MRDVHLSNETCTNGSAVRLWCGSQFTVCLVTGETLINTHLSNGTQTDVQSNSTYNLWLGLTLALLSAFLIGGSVILKKKALLRLANNGHTRAGEGGHGYLKDWLWWGGLLTMGAGEVCNFAAYMFAPATLVTPLGALSVLISAVLSSYLLGEVLNIVGKLGCLLCVLGSILLVIHAPQEQEVTSLREMTNKLLEPGFLVYVALVLVLCAVLVLYCCPRFGQSNILVYIGICSLLGAFTVSSVKGLAIAINTVFYDLSVLANPLTWILLVTLIVSIVTQVNYLNKSLDIFNTLLVYPIYYVLFTSVVLSTSIILFQEWRSMSAIDVVTTLGSFVVIVVGVAMLHLFRELQMTMKELTIQLSQPVEREELNQQVVTNGGGRSKKEDKYGLMDNMVIESLPPMREEGPRVFIIS; via the exons GGTCAGCGGTGAGGCTGTGGTGTGGCTCTCAGTTCACAGTGTGTTTGGTCACTGGAGAAACGCtgattaacacacacctgagcaACGGCACACAGACAg ATGTACAGTCAAACAGCACCTACAACCTGTGGCTGGGCCTGACCCTCGCCCTGCTGTCGGCCTTCTTGATTGGTGGGAGCGTCATTCTCAAGAAGAAAGCCCTCCTCCGATTGGCCAACAACGGACACACCAGAGCAG gTGAAGGAGGCCATGGCTACCTGAAGGACTGGCTTTGGTGGGGAGGCCTGTTAACCA TGGGAGCAGGAGAAGTCTGCAACTTTGCCGCCTACATGTTCGCTCCGGCCACGCTGGTGACTCCGCTGGGCGCTCTGAGTGTCCTCATCAG TGCAGTTCTGTCCTCCTACCTGCTGGGGGAGGTGTTGAACATTGTGGGGAAGCTCGGCTGTCTGCTGTGTGTGCTGGGAAGCATCCTGTTGGTTATCCACGCCccacaggaacaggaagtgacgTCACTACGGGAGATGACCAACAAGCTGCTGGAGCCTG gttttCTGGTCTATGTGGCGTTGGTGTTGGTGCTGTGTGCGGTGCTCGTGCTGTATTGCTGTCCTCGTTTCGGTCAGTCCAACATCCTCGTCTACATCGGCATCTGCTCGCTGCTCGGTGCGTTCACCGTCTCCTCGGTGAAAGGCCTCGCCATCGCCATCAACACAG TGTTTTATGATCTTTCTGTCCTTGCTAATCCTCTCACCTGGATCCTGCTGGTGACGCTTATTGTCTCCATAGTAACACAG GTAAACTACCTGAACAAGTCTCTGGATATCTTCAACACCCTGCTGGTTTATCCCATCTACTACGTCCTCTTCACCTCTGTGGTTCTTTCCACCTCCATCATCCTCTTCCAGGAGTGGAGGAGCATGTCGGCCATCGACGTCGTTACAACTCTGGGATCCTTTGTGGTCATCGTGGTGGGCGTGGCCATGCTGCACCTTTTCAGAGAGCTGCAG ATGACGATGAAGGAGCTGACCATTCAGCTTTCACAGCCAGTGGAGAGGGAGGAGCTTAACCAGCAGGTTGTAACCAATGGAGGAGGAAGGAGTAAAAAAGAAGACAAGTACGGGCTGATGGACAACATGGTGATCGAGAGCCTTCCCCCGATGAGAGAGGAGGGACCGAGAGTCTTCATCATCagctga